The DNA region AGCGTTTTTTCTCCTATTTGATGAAAAGATTTTGTACATGCCATCCTCTCTTAGCCATAATTTCTGCCTCCAAGACACAAGACAGCTTCTCCACTAAAGTGGCCCCTCTTAGATCACTGACCCTTAGTTTTTCTGTCGCGTATCTTCTTCAGATAATGCTCTGCTCTTCCACCATTCAAGCCCTGTAACCCTCGACTTGTTCATGTGTTGCCTGGGCAATGTTTATTATGCATGTTCTTATGCATATTTGTGACTTGAATTAAACTTTGAGCTGGATTTTGGTCTTTCAAAGCTATTGTTGGAGATATAACACCCTCTGATGGTGTGCCCAAAGAAGAAAAGAGCAGAATGGAGCAGGCAGCTTTAAATGAAATGTGCAAAGTTCTTGGTGGAGGGATGAGAGGTACTTGTTAAGTAGCTGGGCAAACTTGAACTGTgtcaattttcatttttggtATCAGTTTGCCACGATTGGTTGCTTTGTGATGTGCAGCTGAAGAGATCAAAGAACTTTGGCGGgaatatgaaaataattcatCTTTAGAAGCTAATCTTGTGAAAGATTTTGACAAAGTATGTATATCtgcatttaaatataatttttttatttggaaatgAGACAAGATTATGGGTTCAAAAGAAGTCCGTAATTTGGATATTGGCATATTTGTTTACTTGTGATGATGCATAAACCCTTAATCTTCTTTTATGGTCGTCTGATGCGGATGGTAGTTTGTGTTGTTCTGTTAAGACTTGAAGAATGTGTTGAATACTTagaattttgactttttttggGAGGGGAGTGGTCAAGTGACATGCACCTAGTTACCTCTTCCTCCGTTCTATCCTAAGGAGAAGAGGAAGTGTGATTGGAGCCAGCTCATTGACTATTAGACACTTGATTTGTTCATGACTCATCATTGCTCAAAAGGCCATTGGCAAAGAATTGCTACAACATTATATGGTCGGTTTTCCCGCAGCAGTTCCAGTCAAGCAGTTGGGCAGGTTGGGGGAAGGGTCCAAAGTTACTTTATATATGTTTCTACAACCTGTTTTAATTGtgcatttatatatgaataaatgaaACATACACTTCAGAAGTTTCGCTATGTCCGAAgatttgctttattttattaaggTTGCATATGTTCTCTCGCCAGGTTGAAATGATATTGCAAGCACTAGAGTATGAAACCGGTGAGtgtattttttgataaaatatacaTATGCTTAGAATGCGTGTGACCAATCTGAAGTTATTTGCTATCACAATTTTTGTGGCAGAACATGGGAAGGTGCTGGATGAGTTTTTCCTTTCAACTGCAGGTAGAATAAACCATTTCATCATTTCAAGCTCAATGCAGATAAGAATAATGCGAACATGTGTTAATTGTACTTCAAGCTTAATGTTTCTTCCTTCCAAACTTTCAGGAAAGTTTCAGACGGAGTTAGGAAAGAATTGGGCTGCTGAAATCATTTCGAGAAGAAATTCAAGGTTGGCAAACCGGCATAAATGATGCTTGatataatcaaaattttttgtgTTGCTGTCAGGTGAAATCGACCTTCTTTGGACTTCTCTGTGACCCAGAAATGTCCATCCTgttaaccatttttttccttgttcaTGTTCTTGAATGCGGTAGGATAATTAGCTATGTTGTAGGACCAATCAAAACAAATAACCGAGCAACCAAAGCAGTCATGAGGAGTTATTGCATCCTGTGGTGCTTGCTTCTTCACAAGAATTATTATCCTGTGGGCGGAAATGGAGGTGTCCTCCCATAcctttttttcaagaaaaaacattaattataaaactatttttaaatttataaattttttattttgactatTAGTGCATATGTTGCTTtgcttttttaaatgtttttttttttattttaattgtattttcTTATGTCTTTcgtctttattatattttgagctgtgttttggttttatttttgcattttttttttttggtttttcatgtATATTTCTTAATTCTTAGGCATGGCACTTGACTTATTGATTTACACACAAGATATAACACGTGAAGCTGAGTCGATGTGACATTTTAGTcacaatttgttttaaaatgaaaatgtgagatttaacattaaaatatgtgtaatgttatatacagttatttttgcatATTCTCTGTGCACTTTACTgaatgattggttggattaatttttttttaatacacaattaattatatcaCTGAAGTTcacaaaagtgactgcacataaaatttttattaaaatatacccacttataacaatatatcttaACGTTAAAATTAGTTATCTAAgcattaatttttaatgatatgGCATCCTACAAAAGTTGAGTACCATGAAATTCAGAAgtgtaaaatatgatattttggAAGGGAAAATGATAAAGACACAGAATTCTGTGTATGCTTATAGACTCATAAACAGTTAAAATACTGTTCGTATAAACaatgaaataaacaataagGAAAACactaatattattagaaaaactTTAGGACCGGTTGGACTTATAACTCACAAATAAAAGTCCTCCAATAGTTGGTTGCCATGTAGGCTTCACAACTTAGTAATGATGTGACCACACTTCACCCCGATTCCTCGCCATCCACTTCGGCCCCCTCGTACGAAAGCTCTTTGGTCACTTACAGTCCCGCTTCTTCTTAGCCATCTTCAGGGACCCGATTCCTCTTGTGACGTTGGCAGGGAAAATGATAGCCCCCTCTCATGACAGAATCTTGGTTGTCTTGTGGTTGAGTTACTttacagaaaaagaaagaagaaaagaaccaGACATGGAAGAGGGAAGGAAAGCTTGCTGTTATAGTTTGGTTTGCAGTTTTTTGTTGCTgttttcttctacttcttttgaACTACCATCAATCAACCTTCTACGGAAGATAAAAATGAGGATGGAAAAGGCTCAAGACGTCATAGAAACGAAAATGAATAAAACTGGATAGATCTAAGAGGGTTGCAAAATTTTTGGCTGCCATAGCTATTGTAGCAGAAATTCTGCCACACAGCAGCTTGTGATGGATGTTTAATGCCTAAATTCCTTGATCTGATGGTTGAGGATGCTGAGAATGGTATTGTTGTGAAGGGGCTTATGTAGAGGAGTTGAGGAGAGGGAGTTGAAGCTGCTGTCAAGTGGAAGGAAAATCTGAAATTCCTTAAGTTGAGGCATTCAACGGGAAAATTAAGATGTCATTTTTCCTAAAGcataacatatttaaatttgaatcagaaaaattagaaaaaattagcAACGAGTGCCTTACATTATCACCTTCTCAAGTTTTGTCCACATGATTTGTCATGAGAGAATTGCACGATTTTTCGACAGAAGAATTTCAAGTCTTGGAGCAAGTAGTGATTGTGAGAGGTGGATTTTGGTGGAAACCTGCCAGCGTCGAATtggtaggtggtggtggaaTGAAAACAACTATTGGGCGGCGGAGCAAAGAGATAGAAGAGATGAGTTTCGAATCACGATGGTGAGGGCTGCTTTGATGAAAGTGATGGTGAGTTTGGAATCGAATCGAGACGGAAGGGAGGGGCTCTAGTGACCTAGGTTTGTGATTTGTTGTGGGTGCATCTATTCTCTCTATTTGGTGTGATATCTGATGTGGCAACTCATAATAGGAGGGTTGTTCTGTGATAAAAACAGTCTGACCGCTCCAAAgcggttttgatattattattgttttgaaatttgaaaaagttgaattgtttattatattttatataggaatttaaaaaaattgtaatgatgagatgagataaacgcttttcaaatccaaatggAGCTGAAAGCCATTGATAAAGGGTTCCAACAACTAACAGTGGGTCTCAatgggtgtttttttttaatttaataattaagaaaatatttttttaatgatattatgaattgaaaaatatttaagagtataaaaaaatatataaaaaaaataaaaaggcattTGGGACATTTTGTCTGCCTAAACCCTCGGTGGGTGTAGCATGATTCAATGAAAGATAGAAATACATGTAGAGTAGATCTCACAATTTCTCAGTTAATTTCTTAAATAACATTAACTCTATATAACTCCTTTAAGTCTTAAAAATTTCCATCAGATTCAAAAAGTCCaatttcaataattataaaaatcctGGACATATTATTTTTGCTTCTACAAAATTTCTGAACACCTCCTGAGCATGAGGTTAAAAGGCTCCTTAGAGATTCTAATTTAGACAAGGAAGGCATTGAAAGAAGATCCTATAAATGAGTTGCTCTTAACTGATTTTTGGTCTTTATGAACAAGGTACTGTGGTGAAAGtgataaatttactaatagaGACATCTTTTACCTAAAAAATTGGTCGAGAGCCAGATCCTTATCTAAcataatgaaaattttcaaatatctcgtcatcaaaaaaattttagactATAGTCAGACAAATTTACGTCTTATTtagatagtaaaaatattttattttattttattattatatattttttaaatttttatacaaaatataataaataatttatttttattaaaattttaaaataaaaataatattttattcaattttttaatttttatttaaaattatttcatctttttATCTCCCTATTAAATCAGCGCCTTATTTGTGATTCGGAAATCTGTAAGGCCCATAAAATATCAAGGTTCACCGACAACTCCAAACAAAAGGTAAACGAAAAGGACAAAGGAACATTAAAACacagagcaaaaaagaaagctatttctcaaaaaaacaacaaaagtgAAAGATCTAAAAAATTCGAAAACAACAAGCAGTTTCACGTGTTGCCTAAATCCTGCAATCATCGGCCCACCATTTCGAATTGACTGTACAAAATTTTCtacaattcaaaatttcaaagagCAAATTACTGAGAATCCAGATCCCTTTAATCGAGTCGTTTGTTCTTTAGCTAATAAACTTACTTTCAAATTTATGGTATTATCCTATATTAAGATGACCAAAGATCAAGCAATGCTTATTTCCAACTTGTCTCTACCCTGTGAAACACACATAATGCTTGGAACTTGCCTTTGTTGTTGACGAGGTTTCTGTCATAATGATAAGGATGTGACAACCTTGCAACAATTGAAAAGTATGACCAAGATCTCTTAGATTTGAAGTATAAGAGATGGAGACATAAATAAGTTCTATAAAATATACtcagataatatttttttatatcgtCGGGTATTCATATGCCATCACTCTCCTAGATCCTGAAATTAGGATGAAAATTCTTAAGAATTTCAGTTACTTGTAATATTATGGTCAATCTCGGAGCTAGCCAAAGAGGCAAGTTCTGTACTTTAAAAAGGATACAGTCTTACAGACAGATCGCATTAATTATGGGTAATTGTTTATGCTTCATAGAATCAAACATTCCCCACAGAGACGAAATCGCGGTATGTAGGTGAGGAAGGGAAGGTGGGtatctcatttaatttatgTCTGACTGCTTTGGACCGTTGTTTATAGTTTTATTATTCCTAAGAAtgaccacagagagagagagagagagagcgcagaCAAATTATGCGGCAGTGCGTTTACCTTTGCGTAATTTCTTTACTCATTATCCTAATTCAACTAACTTGAGAGGAGAAAAAAACGATAAAAACAgtacaaattatttaaatcctATGAATATCTAGAGTTTTAAGACTGATGCCAGAATGATCTTTATCGGTAACTTTATTCCGAAGTCCAAGTTGGGATAAAATTTGTACCATTCCCTTGACTCTGTCCTTGATTTTAGACCCCCACAATCTTTCCCGGTGTTGAGTTCCTTATCCAAGGTGGGAAGGGAGCTAGAGAGAGGTTGTGAAGAATGGAGATCGGCTGCTGCAATTAAAGACAGTTTGAATAACATGAGTATTGCTTGCTGCAATTTCTCCTCTTTTTATTTCGTGTATTCATACTTCATAGATAAACCTTAGCATCTGTTCAGTATGATAAGATTTCATAGATTTTCGTTTTACTGTTGAGTTCGTTCATATGCGTTCTTGCTCAAAAACCATCCTTGATGATCCGGATTTTTCTTTTGGAAGTAATAGGCCATCTGGGTTTTGCTTTTAGAAGTGATTAGTAATCTGACTTTTGCTCGAAACTTAGTTGGAGGACTTGGGTTCTGCTGGGGACGAGCTTTATGAGCTGAGAATGGAGATTGCGGAGCACTTGGGGTCTGATGGGTAAAGTTTGGTGATTTCttcaatttcaagttttgaaACATGGATTTGGCGTAAGATTGGAAATTGATCACTGGGTTCAGCTCAAAGTTTGGCTTTTGCGTGAGAATCAAGTGGAATTTGCACAagtcatttcctttcatgaATGATTCTGATACGTAGGACTGTAGGAGATAGTTGGTCACACTCTCTGTCATCGTTGGGTTTGATTGCGGAAACAGATGGCAAGTAGAGCGACATCTCCGGAATCATCTCCCTCAACAACCGTGCCACCGTCTTCGAACACTGTATCACCTTCCACAACTTCGTCGTCGCCACAACCATCGTCCAGCACCACTCCGCCCGCACAAACCTCTTCTCCTCCTGCTCCAGCCCCCCCTACAATTTCCACGCCTTCTGGTGCCGATCCACCGGACCCTGCTACCACTTCAACTTCATCTCCTCTGACACAGTCCCCCCCTCCGGTACCGGAGTCAACCTCACCACCCTCTCCTTCTGGGACTTCACCCCCATTGACACCCACAATAtcatctcctcctcctctccaGTCTGATCCGCCTACATCACCATCACCTCCATCATCCAATGTTCCTCCTCTGCCTTCCAAATCTCCACCTCCAGAGAGTTCGCGTCCACCACCTTCAAGATCTGACCCCCCAGTAAatccacctcctcctcctccatcatCAACACCACCAGCGAAGTCACCTCCACCACCATCATCAACCCCTCCTGTATATTCACCACCTCCACCAGCATCTGTGCCACGCCCAAGTTCACCTCCAACACCGGCATCAACTCCTCCTGTAAATTCACCTCCACCGGCAGCATCTGTGCCACCTCAAAGTTCGCCTCCAACACCCGCATCAACCACTCCTGTAGACTCACCTCCTACTCCAGCATTAGTGCCACCCCAAAGTTCACCTCCACCACCCGAGGTTGCTCCTGTTCCACCTGGTTCTGAACCAACTCCACCGCCTTCAAATTCTCCTCCAAAGTTATCGCCTCCATCACCCATCATACATCTTGCACCACCTCCGCCCTCACATGTTTCTCCCCCATCTCCTTATCAAAATCCAATCCCCCCGTCAAATGATCCAGCTAAGAACAATTCTAATTCTAATGAAGTATCAAACTCCACCAGTAATGGGACCATTGGCATCACTGTTATAGTGGCTATTGGTGTGATGGTGGGAATCATAGTGCTTAGCCTAATTGGAGTGGCTGTCTGGTGCATGAGGAAGCAACGAAAACGAGATTCTGGAGTTAATGGTCATGTCATGCGATCCACTCCAGGTACAATTTTATAGATTTTGTTTTAGATGTTACTCACatagcctttttcttttttcctgtcCTGTGGGTATTTATTGCTCGTTATACTTCTGAGCGTTATTGACACTCTAGATATTCAATTTTGCGGTGCTGATTTGTATGGGAATACTTCTGATTTGTATGGGAATACTTCTTAGATGTGCTTTCTTCCTCTGTGCAGGATTATGGCTGGATAGTACAATGAAATTAAACACCTTATATTGATGTAAACGAAAAGtatcaaaatgttttttcagtttaattaataaaatttgcttAGATGAAATTTAGGAGCCATATTTTGCATTGAGAAGAGGATGAGTACTCTTAACACAGTAGGTGAAAATATACAAAGTCGCATCAATTTATTTCAATCTGTTCCTGAACATTCAGTTGCATCAATTTAGTCCTTGTactttcttataaaataaaatgctacTCATAGTCTGTAAATCGTGTCAATGTTACCCTTACTATCAACTGGAACACACGATTTGCTGACTTGGTTCATTAGATGCCCTTTTCTTCCCATTACAGTTTTTTGGCAAGATTTTGTCATATTGACCCTGTTATTTGCATTGCCATGTCATATAAAAAAGTATGTTGTACATCCCCATGTCAGCTAAATTAAGTAATGTAAGTTCGATGTCAGAAAAACTGATGGCTTGGACAATTTCTGTGAGCCGCGTCAGTAATTTCCATGCTCCTGCTGAAGGAAAAGATAACATTGACATGATTTAGGAACGAGGAGAACTAAATTGACAAGATTAGATGTTCATTGGAAGTCACCGTTGGTTAAAAGTTATTAGGTGCCCAGAATCATTTTAGATTCTAATTAgttcattttgtttcttttgaacaatataaatataaatgattgCGAATGCAATGGGATTAAGTGAATTAAGAAGTTTTGTAAATTGTCCAGATATATCCATTACAAAGACACATTCTTCAGCTCCCCTTTTACAAAGTGGTTCGGGCAGCAATTTTGTCTCAACTCCAGCAGAACCAAGTGGGTTAGGCAATTCAAAGTTATGGTTTTCTTATGAAGAGCTAGTCAAGGCCACAAATGGGTTTTCAAATGAGAATCTTCTGGGTGAAGGTGGATTTGGTTCTGTGTTTAAGGGATACCTACCAGATGGGAAAGAGGTAGCAGTCAAGCAGCTAAACATTGGTGGGGGGCAGGGTGAGCGAGAATTTAAAGCCGAATTTGAGATTATTGGTCGTATACACCACCGTCATTTGGTGTCATTAGTCGGCTACTGCATTTCTGAGAACCGAAGGCTGCTTGTCTATGATTATGTCCCTAACAATACCCTTTATTTCCATCTTCATGGTAAATCCATAAACAAGCAATGAAGCACCCTTTTTATGACAAGGGGATTCTGACCTTGTGCTTTGCTCTTTGCATTTTGTAGGTGAAGGTAGGCCGGCTCTGGACTGGGCAACACGTGTCAAGGTTGCTGCTGGTGCAGCTCGTGGAATAGCTTATCTCCATGAAGActgtaattaatttatttttataagtaatcaaagattttatttaaagagaCTTTAGGCATTGCCCAAGTAGTGTTTCTAGGTTAGATAAATGTTGTTCACATTCACACCAGTACCTTCCAAATATGAGGAACTTCCGTATTATTATATTGGTCCTCGAACAAGATCATAACTTGTAGCCTTTCCCAATGCAGTCCCAAGAAAAGATTGGGCTATGATGTCTTGGAACATTGGATGATTGGTGAGGCTCAATATATCTATTTGAACATAGGAACGTGGGGAGGGGGTGGGATGAAAGGATTGGTGGCCTTTCTTTagttcaaaaatcacaactgcTTTTTCTCTAACATTGGTTATGAATCAAGAGcattttatcttcatttatcCATATTTCAAATCTAAATTCCACGATGATCTTTAGTgataacttttatatttttctaagtgCATTTTGGAAATTTGTCTAAGGTGCAGAGAAAGTGAGCTTGACTAGTACTGTAGTACAGGCTTACAACCATATGATCTTACCTTGGCAAGTGCACAAGTTTTATcacaagagaatttgaaaagaattttctttGGACTATATTCCATTTCATTGCCAGTATCCATCATTTATGAAGTTTATTCTTATGTGATTGTGCGAATGACAGGTCATCCTAGAATTATTCACAGGGATATTAAGTCATCAAATATTCTTTTAGATAACAACTTTGAAGCTCGGGTAATTTTTTCTCAAGCTATATTTCGAAATATTCTTTTTGTGGAGATTTGAAGCCTacagtttctttatttttattttacaggtTTCAGACTTTGGACTTGCCAAATTAGCTCTTGATGCAGATACACATATAACCACCCGTGTCATGGGAACTTTTGGGTAAGTAgcccattattttttattagccATTTGCCTATCGAGGCCTGGAGGCATCTACTAGTTGAAGTGGTAAAGACCGAATGAAATTCCAAGCCAAATCTAGGCTTATACCCTAAAAGAGCTCATCAAAGTTACAATTGAACC from Carya illinoinensis cultivar Pawnee chromosome 6, C.illinoinensisPawnee_v1, whole genome shotgun sequence includes:
- the LOC122313446 gene encoding proline-rich receptor-like protein kinase PERK8 isoform X2; translated protein: MASRATSPESSPSTTVPPSSNTVSPSTTSSSPQPSSSTTPPAQTSSPPAPAPPTISTPSGADPPDPATTSTSSPLTQSPPPVPESTSPPSPSGTSPPLTPTISSPPPLQSDPPTSPSPPSSNVPPLPSKSPPPESSRPPPSRSDPPVNPPPPPPSSTPPAKSPPPPSSTPPVYSPPPPASVPRPSSPPTPASTPPVNSPPPAASVPPQSSPPTPASTTPVDSPPTPALVPPQSSPPPPEVAPVPPGSEPTPPPSNSPPKLSPPSPIIHLAPPPPSHVSPPSPYQNPIPPSNDPAKNNSNSNEVSNSTSNGTIGITVIVAIGVMVGIIVLSLIGVAVWCMRKQRKRDSGVNGHVMRSTPGEGRPALDWATRVKVAAGAARGIAYLHEDCHPRIIHRDIKSSNILLDNNFEARVSDFGLAKLALDADTHITTRVMGTFGYMAPEYASSGKLTDKSDVYSFGVVLLELITGRKPVDASQPLGDESLVEWARPLLNHALDDVEFKHLADPRLMNYVGSEMFRMIEVAAACVRHSAAKRPRMGLVVRAFDSLATSDLTNGMRVGESAAFDSAQQSEEIRLFRRMAFGSQNYSTDFFSQSNLYS
- the LOC122313446 gene encoding proline-rich receptor-like protein kinase PERK9 isoform X1, giving the protein MASRATSPESSPSTTVPPSSNTVSPSTTSSSPQPSSSTTPPAQTSSPPAPAPPTISTPSGADPPDPATTSTSSPLTQSPPPVPESTSPPSPSGTSPPLTPTISSPPPLQSDPPTSPSPPSSNVPPLPSKSPPPESSRPPPSRSDPPVNPPPPPPSSTPPAKSPPPPSSTPPVYSPPPPASVPRPSSPPTPASTPPVNSPPPAASVPPQSSPPTPASTTPVDSPPTPALVPPQSSPPPPEVAPVPPGSEPTPPPSNSPPKLSPPSPIIHLAPPPPSHVSPPSPYQNPIPPSNDPAKNNSNSNEVSNSTSNGTIGITVIVAIGVMVGIIVLSLIGVAVWCMRKQRKRDSGVNGHVMRSTPDISITKTHSSAPLLQSGSGSNFVSTPAEPSGLGNSKLWFSYEELVKATNGFSNENLLGEGGFGSVFKGYLPDGKEVAVKQLNIGGGQGEREFKAEFEIIGRIHHRHLVSLVGYCISENRRLLVYDYVPNNTLYFHLHGEGRPALDWATRVKVAAGAARGIAYLHEDCHPRIIHRDIKSSNILLDNNFEARVSDFGLAKLALDADTHITTRVMGTFGYMAPEYASSGKLTDKSDVYSFGVVLLELITGRKPVDASQPLGDESLVEWARPLLNHALDDVEFKHLADPRLMNYVGSEMFRMIEVAAACVRHSAAKRPRMGLVVRAFDSLATSDLTNGMRVGESAAFDSAQQSEEIRLFRRMAFGSQNYSTDFFSQSNLYS